A part of Rhinoderma darwinii isolate aRhiDar2 chromosome 1, aRhiDar2.hap1, whole genome shotgun sequence genomic DNA contains:
- the INO80B gene encoding INO80 complex subunit B, whose translation MCEAGNSRGDGYIVSNILGFSGDDDDPASHGIHKKKHKKHKKHKKKHHQEDGGSSAHTPCTQKPQLRLKIKLGGQVLGTKSVPTFTVIPEQSRSQSPLMVVDEDDEPLEGVPIEQYRAWLDEDSNMDPPPSPARVPVSEQDEEMRWLDALEKGDLDVNGDLKRETDETLLTARQRALLQKQQTPAAPLYPPAVYAHPPQEMSQEMLVKREEKARKRRLQAAKKAEESKKQTIERLTKTSKSRGTKPGRRGGRQAPCPTVHYQDNAHSITVSYPPGVPYPVPTEPRAATPAPKLCHVPGCANPKKYSCSKTHVPLCSLKCYHKNLETHSQQSIAPPPPIEVTEPPSERSM comes from the exons ATGTGTGAAGCAGGTAATTCCAGGGGTGACGGATACATTGTATCTAATATCTTAGGCTTTTCAGGTGACGACGATGATCCGGCGTCTCACGGGATTCACAAGAAGAAACACAAGAAGCACAAGAAACATAAGAAGAAGCATCACCAGGAGGACGGCGGGAGCTCCGCACACACACCGTGCACCCAGAAACCACAGCTCCGACTCAAGATCAAGCTGGGGGGACAAGTGCTGGGTACCAAGAG TGTCCCCACATTCACCGTCATCCCGGAGCAGTCCCGCTCACAGTCCCCTCTCATGGTGGTGGATGAAGATGACGAGCCGCTGGAAGGTGTACCCATAGAGCAGTACCGAGCATGGCTGG ATGAGGACAGTAACATGGACCCGCCGCCCTCCCCAGCCAGGGTCCCGGTATCTGAGCAGGATGAGGAGATGCGGTGGTTGGACGCTCTGGAGAAGGGAGATCTGGATGTCAATGGGGATTTGAAGCGGGAGACGGATGAGACGCTACTCACCGCCCGCCAG AGAGCCCTTCTACAGAAGCAGCAGACCCCCGCTGCCCCTCTCTACCCCCCGGCTGTGTACGCTCATCCTCCACAGGAGATGTCTCAAGAGATGCTGGTGAAGAGGGAGGAGAAGGCTCGAAAGCGGAGGCTGCAGGCGGCAAAGAAGGCAGAGGAGAGCAAGAAACAGACCATAGAGAGACTGACCAAGACCTCCAAGTCCAGGGGCACCAAACCGGGCAGAAGAGGAGGGCGCCAGGCACCGTGCCCCACAGTCCACTACCAGGACAACGCACATAGTATCACCGTGTCCTACCCTCCAGGAGTCCCCTACCCCGTCCCCACAGAGCCACGAGCCGCAACACCCGCACCAAAGCTGTGCCACGTTCCAGGATGTGCTAACCCTAAAAAATACTCCTGCTCGAAGACTCATGTCCCGCTCTGCAGTCTGAAGTGTTACCATAAGAACCTGGAGACCCACAGTCAGCAAAGCATTGCTCCCCCGCCACCTATAGAGGTCACAGAGCCCCCGAGCGAGAGGAGCATGTGA